A genome region from Megalobrama amblycephala isolate DHTTF-2021 linkage group LG18, ASM1881202v1, whole genome shotgun sequence includes the following:
- the zmp:0000001268 gene encoding CYTL1 domain-containing protein, with amino-acid sequence MIAHTSLLLVLVLMPVVWAQPFPIPPTCYTKVLNMGKEITQKAAEMKKDHDTFRCAAHLPDLYIDIHNACVMSTMNTYLSLLGGMRERRCSYNRKVQSLSSMIRQLYIIISQKCHGDLVFTYDNCEALQRRGLRG; translated from the exons ATGATTGCACACACATCTCTGCTTCTGGTTCTGGTTCTGATGCCCGTGGTTTGGGCTCAGCCGTTCCCCATACCACCGACCTGTTACACTAAAGTGCTGAACATGGGTAAAGAGATCACTCAAAAAGCGGCGGAAATGAAAAAAGACCACGACACT TTTAGATGTGCAGCTCACCTGCCCGACCTGTACATCGACATTCAt AACGCTTGTGTAATGTCCACGATGAACACTTACCTGTCTCTGCTGGGCGGCATGAGAGAACGCCGATGTTCGTACAACAGGAAAGTGCAAAGCCTATCTTCTATGATTAGACAACTCTATATCATTATATCACAAAAATGTCATGGG GACTTGGTTTTTACCTATGATAACTGTGAAGCATTACAGCGCAGAGGATTGAGAGGCTGA